In Priestia megaterium NBRC 15308 = ATCC 14581, the following proteins share a genomic window:
- a CDS encoding methionine ABC transporter ATP-binding protein, with protein MITLTDVTKIYQAKSGQVTAVDNVNLTVNQGEIYGIIGYSGAGKSSLIRLLNGLETPTTGTVEVAGNDIGKIKGGKLRKARQEISMIFQHFNILWSRTVRENIAFPLEIAGISKEKRMKRVDELIKLVGLEGRENAYPSQLSGGQKQRVGIARALANNPKVLLCDEATSALDPQTTDSILDLLVDINEKLGLTIVLITHEMHVIRKICHRVAVMENGAVVEEGQVLEVFRKPKQPITKRFVQQISEPEETFETIEQVKELYPSGQIIQLTFVGGKAEQPLITTILKQFDVTINILQGKISHTQTGSYGTLFVHLDGELTEVEKVIAYIHEQQVEVEVMTNA; from the coding sequence ATGATTACATTAACAGACGTTACAAAAATTTATCAGGCTAAAAGCGGTCAAGTAACAGCTGTTGATAATGTGAATCTAACCGTTAACCAAGGTGAAATTTACGGAATTATTGGTTATAGCGGAGCGGGGAAAAGTTCTTTGATTCGCTTGCTAAACGGATTAGAAACACCAACGACAGGAACGGTCGAGGTAGCAGGTAATGATATTGGAAAAATTAAAGGCGGAAAACTCAGAAAAGCGAGACAAGAAATTAGTATGATATTTCAACACTTTAATATCTTATGGTCGCGTACGGTGAGAGAAAATATTGCTTTTCCGTTAGAAATAGCAGGGATTTCAAAAGAAAAAAGAATGAAACGAGTAGACGAACTCATTAAGCTAGTTGGACTTGAAGGTCGTGAAAATGCTTATCCATCGCAGCTTAGCGGTGGACAAAAGCAGCGTGTTGGTATTGCTCGAGCGCTAGCGAATAATCCAAAAGTATTGCTTTGTGATGAAGCAACATCAGCGCTTGATCCTCAAACGACAGATTCTATTTTAGATCTGTTAGTAGATATTAATGAGAAGCTAGGGTTAACCATTGTATTAATTACTCATGAAATGCACGTCATTCGTAAAATTTGTCATCGAGTAGCCGTTATGGAAAATGGGGCAGTAGTAGAAGAAGGACAAGTGCTAGAAGTATTCAGAAAACCTAAGCAGCCGATTACAAAACGATTTGTTCAACAGATTTCTGAACCAGAGGAAACGTTTGAAACGATTGAACAAGTAAAAGAGCTGTATCCAAGCGGGCAAATTATTCAGCTGACGTTTGTTGGCGGAAAAGCAGAGCAACCGCTCATTACAACGATTTTAAAACAGTTTGATGTAACGATTAATATTTTACAAGGAAAGATTTCTCATACGCAAACAGGTTCATACGGAACGTTGTTCGTTCATTTAGACGGAGAATTAACAGAAGTTGAAAAAGTCATTGCATACATTCATGAGCAGCAGGTAGAAGTGGAGGTAATGACAAATGCTTGA
- a CDS encoding YusG family protein, translating to MFEKQKMDVTDRVTAKFHDGGMKLYVDKQPIGEVSYGTSGNEYRFEEGYSQENNKFYQYTDVQKQGETQKYTDCDEEAGWC from the coding sequence ATGTTTGAAAAACAAAAAATGGACGTTACAGATCGCGTTACAGCTAAATTTCATGACGGCGGTATGAAATTATATGTTGATAAGCAGCCAATTGGTGAAGTTAGTTACGGAACAAGCGGCAATGAATACCGCTTTGAAGAAGGATATTCGCAAGAAAATAATAAGTTCTACCAATATACGGACGTACAAAAACAAGGTGAAACGCAAAAATATACAGACTGCGATGAAGAAGCAGGATGGTGCTAA
- a CDS encoding YuzL family protein has protein sequence MSKLKKDPSSAGVSAASVKGNAGPVNEPHGRGKKTSQNQQYTKHNTQGH, from the coding sequence GTGAGCAAATTAAAGAAGGATCCATCGTCAGCAGGCGTAAGCGCAGCAAGCGTTAAAGGAAATGCTGGACCGGTCAATGAACCGCACGGACGCGGCAAAAAGACATCTCAAAACCAACAGTACACAAAGCATAACACTCAAGGACATTAA
- the gcvH gene encoding glycine cleavage system protein GcvH, protein MSTPKDLRYSEEHEWVKTEGDVVRVGITHFAQAELGDIVFVELPEVGATVEADEPFGSVESVKTVSELYAPISGEVVAVNDNLSDSPELVNDSPYEEAWMITIKPSDSSQVDKLMTAEQYEEMTNEG, encoded by the coding sequence ATGAGTACACCAAAAGATTTGCGTTATTCTGAAGAGCATGAATGGGTAAAAACAGAAGGAGACGTTGTCCGCGTAGGTATTACACATTTCGCTCAAGCTGAGCTTGGAGACATCGTATTCGTTGAACTGCCAGAAGTAGGAGCAACAGTAGAAGCTGACGAGCCGTTTGGCAGCGTTGAATCAGTAAAAACAGTTTCTGAGCTCTATGCACCAATTAGCGGTGAAGTTGTAGCAGTAAACGACAACTTAAGCGATAGCCCTGAACTTGTTAATGATTCTCCATACGAAGAAGCATGGATGATTACAATCAAACCATCTGATTCTTCTCAAGTAGACAAGCTAATGACAGCAGAGCAATACGAAGAAATGACAAACGAAGGATAA
- a CDS encoding 3-hydroxyacyl-CoA dehydrogenase/enoyl-CoA hydratase family protein — translation MMNIKKAAVLGSGVMGSGIAAHLANVGIPTLLLDVVPTSLTADEEKKQLTLEDRQVRNRLSTTALAKLTKQKPAPLTSKSSLSLITPGNLEDHLQQLSECDWIIEVVVERLDIKQQLFERIDSVRKKGSIVSSNTSGISIHEMAKGRSEDFKAHFLGTHFFNPPRYLKLLEIIPTHDTKSEIVEYMKTFGEDVLGKGVVIAKDTPNFIANRIGTYGLLVTVQEMLKGNYSVGEVDSVTGPLIGRPKSATFRTLDVVGLDTFIHVANNVFDKVEGKEKEVFDVPLFMKQMQENGWLGSKSGQGFFLKKGKEILELDPSTLQYVERKKLKTASTELSKQAKGLQNKMKALIYSGDRAGQLLWNIISPVLVYAAQLKDEIADDIVAIDQAMKWGFGWKLGPFETWDAIGLEKSMEKMEQEGLAIPQWVKQMQENGFTSFYKEMEGQTLYYEDEEYKAVKENKKVIHLSSLRSQNNVILENSGASLIDLGDDVACLQFTSPNNAIGLDIISLLNQSLEEVNKNYKGLVIGNQGKNFCVGANLAMILMEAQDDNYFEIEFVIKQFQQAMMKVKYNEKPVVAAPFAMALGGGAEICLPSAKIQASAETYMGLVEVGVGLIPGGGGNKELYIKQLSGLPNGVTLDLQQIANKTFETIATAKVSTSAAEAKQLNFLNRHDGISVNGDHLLNDAKNSVLALHDTGYKPPVRTKIPVVGETGYATLLLGAQSMKYSGYISEHDYKIASKLAFVLAGGRVAFGSEVDEEYLLDLEREAFLSLVGEAKSQERMQHMLVKGKPLRN, via the coding sequence ATTATGAACATAAAAAAAGCCGCCGTTTTAGGTTCAGGAGTTATGGGCTCTGGAATTGCAGCTCATTTAGCAAATGTAGGAATTCCAACGCTTTTGCTAGACGTGGTTCCAACTTCATTAACAGCAGACGAGGAAAAAAAACAGCTAACGCTTGAAGATAGGCAAGTGAGAAATCGGTTGAGTACAACTGCTCTAGCTAAATTAACGAAGCAAAAACCGGCACCTTTAACGTCGAAGTCATCACTATCGTTAATTACGCCAGGAAATCTTGAAGATCATTTACAGCAGTTAAGCGAGTGTGATTGGATTATTGAAGTAGTAGTGGAACGTCTTGATATTAAACAGCAGCTGTTTGAAAGAATTGACAGTGTACGAAAAAAAGGCAGTATCGTAAGTTCAAATACTTCAGGAATATCGATCCACGAAATGGCTAAAGGACGCTCAGAAGATTTTAAAGCGCATTTTTTAGGAACGCACTTTTTTAATCCACCACGTTATTTAAAGTTATTAGAAATCATTCCAACTCATGACACAAAATCAGAAATTGTTGAATATATGAAAACGTTTGGTGAAGATGTATTAGGTAAAGGAGTAGTTATTGCAAAAGATACGCCTAACTTTATCGCCAACCGTATCGGTACGTACGGTTTACTTGTGACTGTTCAAGAAATGTTAAAAGGCAATTACAGCGTGGGAGAAGTTGACTCTGTGACGGGTCCCTTAATTGGAAGACCAAAAAGTGCAACGTTTCGAACGTTAGACGTAGTGGGACTAGACACATTTATTCATGTGGCCAACAATGTGTTTGACAAAGTGGAAGGCAAAGAAAAAGAAGTATTCGATGTGCCTTTATTTATGAAACAAATGCAGGAAAATGGCTGGTTAGGAAGCAAGTCAGGGCAAGGCTTCTTTTTAAAGAAAGGAAAGGAAATTCTAGAACTTGATCCTAGTACACTTCAATACGTCGAGAGAAAGAAGTTAAAAACAGCTTCTACGGAATTAAGCAAGCAGGCAAAAGGGCTGCAAAACAAAATGAAAGCGCTTATATACTCCGGTGATCGTGCCGGCCAGCTTCTTTGGAACATCATCAGTCCCGTTCTTGTGTATGCAGCTCAGTTAAAAGATGAAATTGCCGACGATATCGTGGCCATTGATCAGGCTATGAAGTGGGGGTTTGGCTGGAAACTGGGTCCGTTTGAGACGTGGGATGCAATTGGTTTAGAAAAATCAATGGAGAAGATGGAGCAGGAGGGCTTAGCAATTCCGCAGTGGGTAAAACAAATGCAGGAAAACGGATTTACAAGCTTTTATAAAGAAATGGAAGGTCAAACGCTTTATTACGAAGATGAGGAGTATAAAGCGGTAAAAGAAAATAAAAAGGTGATTCACCTGTCGTCTTTACGCTCTCAAAATAATGTCATTTTAGAAAACAGCGGAGCGAGTTTAATTGATTTAGGAGATGATGTGGCGTGCCTGCAGTTCACTTCTCCTAACAATGCAATTGGGCTAGATATTATCAGCTTATTAAATCAGTCTCTTGAAGAAGTGAATAAGAACTATAAAGGGCTGGTCATAGGAAATCAAGGAAAAAATTTCTGCGTTGGCGCTAACTTAGCTATGATTTTAATGGAAGCACAAGATGACAATTATTTTGAAATTGAATTCGTTATTAAACAATTTCAACAGGCAATGATGAAGGTGAAATACAATGAGAAGCCGGTTGTTGCAGCTCCGTTTGCAATGGCTCTTGGAGGCGGAGCAGAAATTTGCTTGCCGTCAGCTAAAATTCAAGCTTCTGCTGAAACTTACATGGGCCTTGTAGAAGTAGGAGTCGGACTCATTCCTGGTGGAGGAGGTAACAAGGAGCTTTATATCAAACAGTTAAGTGGTTTACCTAACGGTGTAACGCTCGATCTTCAGCAGATTGCGAATAAAACATTTGAAACAATTGCTACTGCAAAAGTATCCACTTCTGCTGCAGAAGCTAAACAGCTAAATTTCTTAAATCGCCATGATGGCATCAGCGTAAACGGAGATCACCTGCTGAATGACGCGAAGAACTCAGTCCTTGCTTTACATGACACGGGCTATAAACCGCCTGTAAGAACTAAGATCCCTGTCGTTGGAGAAACAGGGTATGCAACGTTGCTGCTAGGAGCTCAATCCATGAAGTATTCAGGATATATATCAGAACATGATTATAAAATTGCTAGTAAGTTAGCATTTGTGTTAGCCGGAGGACGTGTAGCGTTTGGTTCGGAAGTTGATGAAGAGTATTTGCTGGACTTAGAGAGAGAAGCATTTTTAAGCCTTGTTGGAGAAGCGAAGTCTCAAGAACGTATGCAGCACATGTTAGTTAAAGGAAAACCACTGCGCAATTAA
- a CDS encoding toprim domain-containing protein, producing the protein MGLIEIEKVIIVEGKSDKKRIQDIIREPIEIICTNGTISLSKLDEIIDFTFNKEVYILVDSDDSGNKLRKQFKRELPEAEHLYIDKMYREVAAAPRNHIATVLLSANIDVNAEFLT; encoded by the coding sequence ATGGGGCTAATTGAAATTGAAAAAGTAATTATTGTTGAAGGAAAATCAGATAAAAAACGTATCCAAGATATCATTCGAGAACCAATTGAAATTATTTGTACAAACGGTACGATTAGTTTATCAAAGCTGGATGAAATTATTGACTTTACGTTTAACAAAGAGGTATACATACTCGTTGACTCTGATGATTCAGGGAATAAGCTAAGAAAACAATTTAAACGAGAGCTTCCGGAAGCAGAGCATCTATATATTGATAAAATGTACCGAGAGGTTGCTGCCGCCCCTAGAAATCACATAGCAACAGTATTACTGAGTGCCAATATCGATGTTAATGCAGAATTTTTAACATAA
- a CDS encoding thioredoxin family protein: MQEWSEKQLDDQLKEGQRAFIFFHTPFCGTCQLAKKMLTVAEAMLPGVTIGMSNLNYMPSKAEVFSIESVPCLIEVKNGEMVKKLYAFHSIEHVLEELR, translated from the coding sequence ATGCAAGAATGGAGCGAAAAACAGCTTGACGATCAGTTAAAAGAAGGACAAAGAGCGTTTATCTTTTTCCATACACCTTTTTGCGGGACATGTCAGCTGGCAAAAAAAATGTTAACCGTAGCAGAAGCGATGCTGCCCGGTGTGACCATAGGAATGAGCAATTTAAATTATATGCCCTCAAAAGCAGAAGTATTTTCAATTGAAAGTGTACCTTGTTTGATTGAAGTGAAAAATGGCGAAATGGTAAAAAAACTCTATGCGTTTCATTCCATCGAGCACGTACTTGAAGAGCTTCGATAA
- a CDS encoding acetyl-CoA C-acetyltransferase: MREAVIVAGARTPVGKAKKGSLASVRPDDLGAIAVKETLRRAGGYEGPIDDLIIGCAMPEAEQGLNMARNIGALAGLPYTVPAITINRYCSSGLQSIAYGAERIMLGQAKAVLAGGAESMSFVPMFGNVARPNVQLVENAPEYYMGMGHTAEQVAMKYGISREDQDAFAVRSHQKAAKALQEGKFNDEIVPVEVTLRKVDENNKLREQKLMFSQDEGVRPGTTADVLGKLRPAFSVKGSVTAGNSSQTSDGAASVFLMDKEQAEAEGLKPLLKFRSFAVGGVPPEVMGIGPVAAIPKALKLAGLELSDIGLFELNEAFASQALGVIRELNINEDKVNVNGGAIALGHPLGCTGAKLTLSLMHEMQRRNEQFGIVTMCIGGGMGAAGVFELLA; the protein is encoded by the coding sequence ATGAGAGAAGCAGTTATTGTAGCAGGTGCTAGGACACCGGTCGGAAAAGCAAAAAAAGGTTCATTGGCAAGTGTTAGACCTGATGATTTGGGTGCCATTGCGGTTAAAGAAACTCTTCGCCGAGCAGGCGGATACGAAGGACCAATTGATGATTTAATTATTGGTTGTGCGATGCCTGAAGCAGAACAAGGTTTGAATATGGCTCGAAATATTGGCGCTCTTGCAGGTTTGCCTTATACGGTGCCAGCAATAACGATTAATCGTTATTGTTCATCAGGTTTGCAAAGTATTGCCTACGGTGCAGAGCGAATTATGCTAGGGCAAGCCAAAGCAGTGTTAGCTGGAGGAGCAGAATCAATGAGTTTTGTTCCGATGTTTGGAAATGTAGCGCGTCCGAATGTTCAGCTGGTTGAAAATGCGCCGGAGTATTATATGGGCATGGGACATACAGCAGAACAAGTGGCGATGAAATATGGAATTTCACGTGAAGACCAGGATGCGTTTGCTGTACGCAGCCATCAAAAAGCAGCAAAAGCACTTCAAGAAGGGAAGTTTAACGACGAAATTGTTCCGGTGGAAGTGACGCTTCGAAAAGTGGATGAAAACAATAAGCTCCGTGAACAAAAGCTGATGTTCTCTCAAGATGAAGGAGTTCGTCCTGGCACAACTGCGGATGTATTAGGGAAACTTCGTCCAGCTTTTTCGGTTAAAGGATCGGTAACAGCTGGAAACTCTTCGCAGACAAGTGACGGAGCTGCATCCGTTTTTCTAATGGATAAAGAACAAGCTGAAGCAGAAGGGTTAAAGCCTTTGCTTAAGTTTCGCTCATTTGCAGTTGGAGGAGTTCCGCCTGAAGTAATGGGGATTGGCCCGGTAGCTGCCATCCCTAAAGCTCTTAAACTAGCAGGGCTGGAACTTTCTGATATCGGGTTGTTTGAATTGAATGAAGCATTTGCTTCTCAAGCACTCGGCGTTATTCGTGAATTAAATATTAATGAAGATAAAGTAAATGTAAACGGAGGCGCTATTGCCTTAGGTCATCCATTAGGCTGTACTGGAGCTAAGCTTACTCTTAGCTTAATGCACGAAATGCAGCGTCGGAATGAGCAGTTTGGAATTGTCACCATGTGTATTGGCGGAGGAATGGGAGCTGCTGGTGTATTTGAGTTGTTAGCATAA
- a CDS encoding acyl-CoA dehydrogenase family protein → MSNKTKQMIKGGSFLIEEGDASRVYTPEDYTSEQKMIAKTTDEFVENEVLPQVEYLEKHEFERSVKLLKQAGELGLLGADVPEEYGGLGLDKITSALIAEKMSRAGGFSITHGAHVGIGSLPIVLFGTEEQKQAYLPALAVGEKIAAYALTEPGSGSDALGARTTARLNAEGTHYVLNGEKQWITNAGFADVFVVYAKIDGDKFSAFIVEREFPGVSVGPEEKKMGIKSSSTRTLILEDALVPKENVLGEIGKGHVIAFNILNIGRYKLGVGAVGAGKRALEITSQYVNQRQQFKTPIAKFSLTQEKLATMASKLYATESSVYRTVGLFEDHMGQLSEEQQKDGKQIAASIAEYAIECSLNKVFATESLDYIVDEGVQLHGGYGFMSEYEIERLYRDSRINRIFEGTNEINRLLVPGTYLRKALKGELPLLQKAQTLQEELMMLMPQEVGNEPLDQEKMLVQNGKKIALLLLGLAAQKYGKELEKEQEILVNISDMISNVYAMESTVLRTEKAISKTGAGQNSLKLKYTQVFCQEAFNRIEADAKETLIGVEQGDTLRVMLSSLRKLTRYTPINVISVKREIAKTLLEVEKFTV, encoded by the coding sequence ATGTCAAATAAAACAAAACAAATGATTAAAGGTGGAAGCTTTTTAATTGAAGAGGGCGATGCAAGCCGCGTCTACACGCCGGAGGATTATACATCTGAACAAAAGATGATTGCCAAGACGACAGATGAATTTGTAGAAAATGAAGTCCTTCCACAAGTGGAATATTTAGAAAAGCATGAGTTTGAACGCTCTGTAAAGTTATTAAAACAAGCTGGTGAATTAGGTTTACTTGGTGCAGATGTACCGGAAGAATACGGTGGCCTCGGTTTAGATAAGATTACCTCGGCTTTAATTGCTGAAAAAATGTCTCGAGCAGGCGGATTTTCCATCACTCATGGTGCTCACGTAGGAATTGGGTCATTGCCAATCGTCTTATTTGGAACAGAAGAGCAAAAGCAAGCATATTTACCTGCTTTAGCAGTTGGGGAAAAAATAGCAGCATATGCGTTAACAGAACCTGGTTCTGGTTCCGATGCCCTGGGTGCTCGAACAACAGCTCGCCTTAACGCAGAAGGTACACACTATGTGTTAAATGGAGAAAAGCAGTGGATTACGAATGCCGGATTTGCTGATGTGTTCGTGGTGTATGCGAAAATCGACGGCGATAAATTTTCTGCTTTTATCGTGGAGCGCGAATTCCCAGGCGTTTCGGTTGGACCGGAAGAGAAGAAAATGGGAATCAAAAGTTCATCAACAAGAACATTAATTCTTGAAGATGCGCTTGTTCCAAAAGAAAACGTGTTGGGTGAAATTGGAAAAGGGCATGTGATTGCGTTTAACATTTTAAATATTGGGCGCTATAAGCTTGGAGTTGGAGCAGTTGGAGCAGGAAAACGTGCATTAGAAATTACGTCTCAATATGTTAACCAGCGTCAGCAGTTTAAAACGCCAATTGCTAAATTCTCATTAACACAAGAAAAGTTAGCCACAATGGCTTCTAAATTGTATGCAACTGAAAGCTCCGTATATCGTACGGTAGGACTTTTCGAAGACCATATGGGCCAGCTTTCAGAAGAACAGCAAAAAGACGGAAAACAAATTGCCGCTTCCATTGCTGAATATGCTATTGAATGCTCATTAAACAAAGTGTTTGCCACGGAATCTCTTGACTACATCGTAGATGAAGGGGTGCAGCTTCACGGAGGCTATGGTTTTATGAGTGAGTATGAAATCGAGCGCTTGTATCGCGATTCCCGCATTAACCGTATTTTTGAAGGAACAAATGAGATTAACCGTCTTTTAGTACCAGGCACATATTTACGCAAAGCGCTAAAAGGAGAGCTTCCGCTGCTTCAAAAAGCACAAACGCTTCAAGAAGAATTGATGATGCTTATGCCGCAGGAAGTAGGAAATGAGCCGTTAGATCAAGAAAAAATGCTTGTGCAAAACGGGAAGAAAATTGCGCTCTTGCTTTTGGGATTAGCTGCACAAAAGTATGGCAAAGAATTAGAGAAAGAACAAGAAATTCTCGTTAATATTTCCGATATGATCAGTAACGTATATGCAATGGAATCTACTGTTTTGCGTACTGAAAAAGCCATTTCCAAAACAGGAGCAGGTCAGAATAGCTTAAAATTAAAGTATACCCAAGTATTTTGCCAAGAAGCATTTAATCGGATCGAAGCAGATGCAAAAGAAACGTTAATTGGCGTTGAACAAGGTGATACGCTTAGAGTCATGCTTTCGTCTCTTCGCAAGTTAACGCGCTATACACCAATCAATGTGATTAGCGTAAAGCGTGAGATTGCGAAAACGCTTCTAGAAGTAGAGAAGTTCACGGTTTAA
- a CDS encoding arsenate reductase family protein: protein MSLFFYSYPKCGTCRKAKKWLDDNGVAYEEIHIVENPPTKEQLQSYYQNSGLELKKFFNTSGKKYRELGLKDKVSSASEDELLSILASDGMLIKRPLLTDGQKVTLGFKEEQFEDVWK from the coding sequence ATGTCATTATTTTTTTATTCATATCCAAAGTGTGGGACGTGCCGAAAAGCAAAGAAGTGGCTGGATGATAACGGAGTAGCGTATGAAGAAATTCATATTGTAGAAAACCCGCCAACAAAAGAGCAGCTCCAGTCTTATTATCAGAACAGCGGCTTAGAATTAAAAAAATTCTTTAATACAAGCGGTAAAAAATATCGCGAATTAGGGCTTAAAGATAAAGTAAGCAGTGCGAGTGAAGATGAACTTCTGTCTATTCTTGCGTCAGATGGCATGTTAATTAAGCGTCCGCTGCTAACAGATGGACAAAAAGTAACGCTTGGTTTCAAAGAAGAGCAGTTTGAAGACGTGTGGAAGTGA